In the Sander lucioperca isolate FBNREF2018 chromosome 24, SLUC_FBN_1.2, whole genome shotgun sequence genome, ctccctccctctcccctgtctctctctctctctctctctctctctctctctctctctctctctgtctgtgtctctgtgtgtgtgtgtgtgtgtgtgtgtctgtccctccctccctctctttcataGAGACAATGAAccttctgctgctgcaggctccgcccacaaacacacacattaatactaTTCAAATATTTCTGACTTATTATTACATGAATGTATCCAACatacatgttttaaatgtgcatttAATGGATTATGATTATGTTTAATTATAATACAATAAATCCTCGCTGTTAAAGAAAGATTGAGAGCCGCCCCCTCTGCTGGAGGTGTGTATTACTGCagttatatttaaatgtttggaGCAGCCCCCTCTGCTGGAGGTGTGTATTACTGCagttatatttaaatgtttggaGCAGCCCCCTCTGCTGGAGGTGTGTGTTACTGCagttatatttaaatgtttggaGCAGCCCCCTCTGCTGGAGGTGTGTATTACTGCagttatatttaaatgtttggaGCAGCCCCCTCTGCTGGAGGTGTGTGTTACTGCagttatatttaaatgtttggaGCAGCCCCCTCTGCTGGAGGTGTGTATTACTGCagttatatttaaatgtttggaGCAGCCCCCTCTGCTGGAGGTGTGTGTTACTGCagttatatttaaatgtttggaGCAGCCCCCTCTGCTGGAGGTGTGTGTTACTGCagttatatttaaatgtttggaGCAGCTCCCTCTGCTGGAGGTGTGTGTTACTGCagttatatttaaatgtttggaGCAGCCCCCTCTGCTGGAGGTGTGTATTACTGCAGTTATATTTAAGTCTGATCTGCTGAACTGAACTCTGAATCATTTAAATGTCTAACCCAGTGGACATTGTTTTTACAGTCCTGTAAATCAATGTTCTTATGTAACGCTGCAAAAGGAactctttgttttatttcagcAGATTTGGCCGATAAAGTTTTTATTGTGATTTTGAAGGCAGAATCTGTTTCCTGTCCAGGATCGTCATCTTCTTCATCCAAGCCGCTGGCTGACAACATGTAAGTATATCATAATAACATAATGGTAAAATAATAGAAATAATGGTTAATTAAATTTCTGATGTGTCTGacgaaatgtaaaataaatcattATACTCCTTGTGTTTGGGAGTAAACCGTGCGTTATCTGTTTGAGTTGCAGAGATAATATCTACACTATTCAATAGCAGACACATGGAACTAGTTTGTCTCACATTTTAAACCCACTGGCTTAGAAGAGCTCCAAGATACAGACAGAAATGTACCAACAGTTAGAACTATCCCCAGTCTGCACCTACTGCAGTTTGGAACATTTCAGCACCAAGGACAGCTCTCTGCAGAAACCTGCAGAGAGCTGTCCTTGGTactgaaacctgcagaaaccctgccCACTCCACTTCTCTCCATCAGGCTgcgacacacagacagagagagagggggaagagagagagagagagtgggaagagagagagagagagagagagagagacagagagagagagagagagagagggagaggggagagagacagagagagagggaggaggagagagaggggaggaggagagagagagacagatagagagaggagagagaggggaggaggagagagaggggaggaggagagagagagagacagagagagagaggagagagagagacagagggggagagagagagaggaggagagagaggggaggaggagagagagagacagagagagagagaggagagagagagacatagggggagagagagagaggaggaggagagagagagagaggaggagagagagagagagagagagagagagagagagagagagagagagacagacaggtagaaacATAGATGAGACACAggacaacacagacagacagagagagacagatggaggaGTGATGGAGCAGCAGACAGATTTCTGTTTTGTCTTCATGATGGATTTTTAAttctcacagacagacagacagacagacagacagctcctCTGCTGCCGCAGAGCCTCTCGCGTTGGTGGGTCCGGTTGTCGCCATGGGAACagtgctctctctgtctcctggcTCGGGGAAAGCTCGAGCCCCAGAGCAGCgcgtgaaggaggaggagaagaagaagaagaggcacCCAGTGCTGCTGCACGCGCTCAGATGGAAGAAACGTCTGCTGGCCGCACGGGCAAAGAGGAAGGGCGGGAAGAAGGTGAAACCAGATGAGTCCGAGCACGTGCACACGCAGCGCGACACGGACAGCCGCCACCGAGCACTGAAGGCCGGACACAGACCTGGACCCATCCCGGTgcccgtccccaccgtcccggGATTTAACCAgacccagaaccagaaccagaaccaggaccaggaccaggaccagggGAGCCTCTCCCCACCCAGGGTGGTGGTACAGgtaggtgcgtgtgtgtgtttgtgtctgtatgtgtgtgtgtctgtctgtgtgtgtgtttgtgtctgtatgtgtgtgtgtgtgtgtctctatgtgtctgtatgtgtgtctgtctgtcggggtgtgtgcgtgcgtgtgtgtgtgtgtgtgtgtgtgtgtgtgtgtctgagggccagatgtactaatgcttttgcgcccacttcaggcatATTTGTTTCAcaacgtgcgcgtaaaagcatgatgaggtatgtactaacaggctgcactgaggtaaaagcgcaagctgcctgtcgcgggaactgaaaatggcaaattgctcTTTTCTGAGTCATGCATATGGATTCATGGGAGggtgaaggggaaagtgggagtttcccataaagagatgggagggaaacgtaaagtgcgcctaattatgtattccgcggtGTGTACAAAAACCTCCCGTGAAAGTGCGTGTAACCCTTATTACGATGTACATTTATGAAATAGCTCGTAGTAGTGTTATGTAGTTGATATCAGTGTGAATTTGGACCAGAACCAGAAGAAAACTAGATTGTTAAGAGCCAGAGAATTGAACATCAATAAAGAGACTAGGAAACCAGGTTAAAGTTTGAGTGTACAAACGTCTATTAACTCGATAACAAAGCCATAAAGTaggctttcaactcaggacaacgcaatcacactatgacagacacTCCACTTAGcgccaactgcaatgtttaattgtaaatgaatgtagccttctggcagtctggcacatgTGGGTGATCGAGCTCCCGAGCCCCCatggtatcggcgcctatgcctATTAGCATAATGAATGCTGCACCTTAGCTAACCCGTTAGCTTTGCGCTATTAGCACCGATTAGCATGGATGCTAGCGAACTTCACAATGACTCAGCAGTCAGATTAAATACACTGAATTTCTTAGGCCTGTTAGCATGGATGCTAGTGAACTTGATGTCTTTAACACTGTTGGGTCCAGTATTTTATCCTTGGTTAACACATCTCTCAGCTCAGGGTGTGTTCCAGCTGCTTTTAAACATGCTGTCGTGCAaccacttttaaaaaagaaatatctgGATCCTTCAGTTTTGTCTAATTTTAGACCTATTTCTAAACTTCCCTTCTTATCTAAAATCTTGGAGAAGGTTGTTTTTAATCAACTACAATCATTTTTAGATGATTTTAGTATTTATGAAAAGTTCCAGTCTGGTTTTAAGCCCCGCCACAGTACTGAAACTGCCCTTCTAAGAGTCTATAACGACCTTCTCTTAGAGGTTGACTCAGGAAACTCCGCAGTTTTAGTGCTCTTAGATTtgactgctgcctttgacactgtCAACCACTCTATCCTCTTATCCCGACTCAAACAAAGTGTTGGCATTACAGGCATAGCCCTAAAATGGTTTGAATCTTACTTGGCAGATAGGAGTTTTGCTGTCCACCTTGGGAATTGCTCTTCGTCTGCTGCCCCTCTTTCTTGTGGGGTCCCCCAAGGTTCCATTTTGGGACCCatgctcttttctctgtacatgCTGCCCTTAGggtccattttaaaaaaacataacatttctttccactgttttgcagacgatgtacaaatctatttgcctgtaaaaaacaatgacaaggACACTGTCCAGCCTTTGTTGAACTGCTTGAGTGATATCAAAATTTGGTTGGATcagaattttctctgtctcaatgaTAATAAGACTGAAATTGTTGTGTTTGGTCGCGCTGAACATTTTAGTGCCTGTGTTGATGCTCTTGGTACGTTAGGTTCCCATATTCAACCTTTTACCAAGAATCTGGGTGTGATTTTTGACAGTGCTTTTAAATTTGATAAACAGATAAGCTCTGTTGTTAAAACCACTTTCTTTCAGCTGAGACTATTGGCTAAGGTTAAGCCTTACCTGCTACGCAAAGACTTTGAAAgagtcatacatgcatttattacgtcccgtttagattactgtaactctttgtatgttggattggatcagtcatcccttcgtcggttacagttagtccagaacgcagcagctcgacttttaACTGGGACAAAAAAGTGCCACCATATCACATCGGTTTTGGCAacgctccactggcttcctgtttgtatcaggatcaaatttaaaattgtattaattgtttttaagatcttaaatgggttgtcgccttcttatttatcagagcttttacatgtccacacacctgtcagagcactgaggtcgtccaatcagatgctcctcgatgtgcccagatccaggttaaaaaataaaggtgaccgagcctttgcagtggctgctccaaacctctggaatgGTCTACCTATTAATGTAAGAACAGCTCAGAACATTGAaacattcaagtccttgcttaagacccattactatgctttggctttcaaatcaagttgagctttgatatcttgaccttgttgttgtgctgttggttattttgtattgtatactgtgtattgtttgtgtatattatctctttgattttgaactttgttaagcactttggtcaactatggttgtttttaaacgtgctatataaataaaattgaactgaactgaactgaactgaactcaaGGCCTAGTGCTAGGGAATGAATCACCATTTTGACGTGCGCTTTGTGCGGATTGGCCATGGTCCTGGTAACGCTACATTcacaaatgtacgtacatctggccctgtgtgtgtgtttgtgtgtgtgtgtgtgtgtgtttgtctgtctgtgtgtgtgtgtgtgtgtgtgtgtgtgtgtgtgtgtctgtgactgtcagacacacacttaTGGTATCAGACTAAGTGGCAGTTGTGATTGGGTTATATTTTCTGTTACAGtgctctccttgtctcctctctccttatcttgtctctccttgtctcctctctccttgtctcctctctccttatcttgtctctccttgtctcctctctccttaactcctctctccttgtctcctctctccttgtctcctctctccttatCTTTtatctccttgtctcctctctccttaactcctctctccttgtctcctctctccttatCTTGTCTCtacttgtctcctctctccttgtctcctctccagGCATCTACAGGCGAGCTCCTTCGTTGTCTCTCTGACTTCCTGTGTCGCCGTTGTGTCAAACTAAAGGAGCTGTCGTCCAATCAGATCGTCCTGTGGTTCAGAAACGTAGACAGAGCGCTGCTGGTCCAAGGCTGGCAGGTCCGTGTGTCTGTTCCATtggtctgtgtgtttctctctcgtCATTTAGAGTAAGAGTCGGCAGTGTTGGAGACATTTCATTGGCTGTCAGTGTGTGAAGCTGGGTAACCAAACTTTACTGTAGTTTGTACCATGAGGTGTGTTGTGCACACCGAGGTCTACAGTTTTTTCACCGTGGTTCCGAGGTAACATGGTAACGTAAAGTGTTAATGTAACATGTTAATGTGGTTCCATTCATCCAAAAGCAACCGCTATGTCAACCAAATATAACAGAAGACTCTTTGACTACTGGACACATACCTTCATAtgaatttaaaacattaaatcaTGATTAATGGCATGATTGTCCACAGTTAACTCACGAATAATAGCAAATGAATGACTTTTTCTATCTTAACCGGCCAGCTACATTGCACATTAACGTGTACAAAGCTGGTGCTCCAACGCTACTCTTCCACTATAATCTATGAAACTGGAGACACCAGGCTGAGAGCACCGTGTAGCAGTTCGTCTGCTCTGCGGAGATCTGCTCTACAAgcgtaaaaaaaacacagctcttTCATTCAGATGTGCTGCAATAGCAGCAATCGGCACACTTATTATTATTCCGACACATTTTTGTCCCGCTACTAGTCACGGAGTGTTggcaacacatgcacacaaaatacatcaaaacgtgtgtaatgatcgggaatggtgtgctatgacttttctaaGAGATTTGCCACACGGTTTTCACGAAATCGGCAAAAATCTGCGTGaaatttcccatagactttaatGGGAAATCTTCAGGAAATCGCTTAACATCGCAAGCATCAAAACAACCCCTCTTTGGGGCCATACTGTATCaccatactttaatgtagaaaaataattaaaagtttaaaccgaagacaagactttggcctttattatgctgaatgggcattctgatatcaagcacggtttctaccaaatcacagtttatgtatcgtccagttttcagaccgtttcagattttccaatgtgtgtgtatggggccgGAATGTTGAGAGTTAGAGGggaggacagaggggggagcTGCAGTACGATTCTCTGAAATCtttccaaacaaattgctctctccTCTACAGTTTGCACTCTTCATACATCGtggttggtcaaaatgtaggaaattttGTGCCGATCGCAGACATGTAATCCACTAGACttaaacttttggctctgttcataCCAAATGCTGATagaaataatgaaattaaatatcTGGAAGTAAGCAGACGGTTCCGTTTGTTACCTGCGTCGCATATATTTGACACCATAAACATAAAAATCACATCAGTGCGTTCACCAGACTTTTATCTCTCTGGTGATGATAATATTTTTGCCGTTTGAAACCACCATTTTTGAATTACAGAACAAACTTAAGaggtataattattattaaatggaCATGTTTGACCCATGGAAGATactgtctccccctccctcctctactcCCTCACTGTGgaaatcaccatagcaacaactTCTTACACACACCTCCTATCATGGAGACTCTTTACTGTTAGCCAGTGTTATTCAGATGTGCACCAAGTAGTCACTGTTAACATTTCCTGTGGAATTTTCTAGTTTATATCTATTATGCAAATGTGTACTTCCCTTTCACACAGAAATGTGTCTATATTTCTTTAGATGAAACTATGgtgtcccccctctcattccccctcggTCCCCCTGTAGGACCAGGTCTTCACCAGTCTTGCCAGTCTGGTctttgtgtacctgtctgtgtgtctctatcctgtctgtctctaacctgtcggTCCCCCTGTAGGACCAGCTCTTCACCAGTCCTGCCAGTCTGGTctttgtgtacctgtctgtgtgtctctatcctgtctgtctctaacctgtcggTCCCCCTGTAGGACCAGGTCTTCACCAGTCCTGCCAGTCTGGTCTTTGTGTACCTGCTGTGCCGGGCAGCGGTAGACGAGGACACATCTTCGGAGCAGGAGCTGCACGCCGTCTTCCTCACCTGTCTCTACCTGAGCTACTCGTACCTGGGCAGCGAGATCTCCTACCCGCTCAAACCCTTCCTGCTGGAGGCCAGCCACAATGCATCCTGGGAGTCCAGCCCCGATGCATCCTGGGAGTCCAGCCGCGATGATTTCTGGGAGAGAGCGCTGCAGCTGATCGACAGGCTGAGCACCGACATGCTGCGGATCAACGCTGAGCCGCACTTCTTCACCGAGGTGTTTCAGGATCTGAAAAAAGAGGGACGAGAGAGGGAGAagcaagagaaagagagggagagggaaaaggagaaggagaaggagaaagagaaagagagggagaaagagagggagaaagagagggagagggagaaggagagggagagagagagggagagagagagggagaaagagaaagagggggagaaagagtggaagagggagaaggagagggagaaagagggggagagggaacaagatgaaatgaaagagaagCAGGAGAAAGAGAACAATGGAGGAAACAGCATCGATGATCTGGATCGttaagagagaagaaaagaggagaCCACAGTATTTACACTGCTacgtttctccctctcattcctcctgctctggtgtttccccctctgctctggcatttccccctgctctggcatttccccctctcattccccctgccctggtgttccccctctcaatCTACATTTCAGAAAAGTGTCAGAAAAGCAGccttgttttcagctttgtggcGATGCATTTTACAGCTTATCCAAGAGgatttttaaagactttatttatgtaatttaGGAGAAGtttctcaacacataaaggaacacaCTGAATCCTTCAGttcatcacaaacattcaacatcaagaCTCGCGGGGTCTCTAAGCAGGCAGTGTTTGTGGCAAAGTCTTGATAAGTTGCATAGCATGTAAATACTCAAAGTACAAGTAGGCTACCTTGAATGTGTACTTTAGTACTCACGTTCACTGTACTATAGTAAATGTACATAGTAACATCCCCCCCTGGTGTAGAGGCAGTAAACATGACCTTTTGCAGACACAACAGAAGAATACTTCTATAGTTTTGTTCTATACTTCTGTCGTTCTATAGTTTTGTTCTATACTTCTATAGTTCTCTTCTATACTTCTATAGTTCTATAGTTCTCTTCTATAGTTCTATAGTTCTCTTCTATAGTTCTATAGTTCTCTTCTATAGTTCTATAGTTCTATACTTCTATAGTTCTATAGTTCTCTTCTATAGTTCTATACTTCTATAGTTCTATAGTTCTCTTCTATACTTCTATAGTTCTATAGTTTGTTCTGTGGATAACTGACATTAATGCTGCACATGTAATGCACATTGTTATTTAAACTACATCTTTGTTAAATTACATGATTTtaactttaaatacatttctgtattttaacatttgcaatgtttgaaataaatgatcatattttgcaataagtgtgtgtgtctggattAAATATTAAAGGGGTGGTAGAATGATTAtttagggtatttcacactgttccttaaggtctcctaatggagtatgtaacattggttgggctatTCTATGGGCCCtgaactaccctgtgaatatggctctatttggaacaagagcttttcttccaaatatggtctgctcatgaatatgtagatgagctgcgtgctgattggttgaggaaccacatagaaacacactggagacgagacagcagatctcatttcagacactgcaaagttaaacattgtctgctatttcgttattaaattcacttctgagacttttttatgcgagaaatcaactatataaagctcaaatattggccgttttacgaaaatcgatggctaattgcaaatttggtaagacgtgtcggactttaggagctccacagtctgatgagaaaacggcaacctccatacccagtgaaagtcaccgtttctcagctactggactactggaatactcggggagctggctggctgccagctgccggcataactagagtatatttagtttgaatttcgtcacgccacttatatagcatataccccaaggtcttataaaggtAACTATggtgtctgatttcaatttaatgcatttttgtgaacattagctagggatttcgttagctgctactgtcccttcaatcctatatgtacagatatgtgtactggagctccatcagggcctcggcattttgtggtccagtaacccagagactttgcgcgggtatggagcaccgcgggcttcccttcgtgacggagatccagctagctcacagcgagtctatgaagtaggacacaccaggtggcgaggcagcaccggccgctgtcacgtagcctgctgagctcctgctgaactccgacacacagtcggaccaaatttgcaattagccatcaatgtTCGTAAAACTGctcatatttgacctctacatagttgatttctcgcataaaaaagtctcagaagtgaatttagtaattaaatagcagacctctggagatctgcatgacctagctagattcagaagactagctgacctcaggtcagtggtggagCCTATGGTAATGTTGGGGCGTGataaagactaggagttgagatcatgacgtcagcttccagctttgttcagattcacccgttttc is a window encoding:
- the LOC116055620 gene encoding cyclin-dependent kinase 5 activator 1-like; the protein is MFLCNAAKGTLCFISADLADKVFIVILKAESVSCPGSSSSSSKPLADNIQTDRQTDSSSAAAEPLALVGPVVAMGTVLSLSPGSGKARAPEQRVKEEEKKKKRHPVLLHALRWKKRLLAARAKRKGGKKVKPDESEHVHTQRDTDSRHRALKAGHRPGPIPVPVPTVPGFNQTQNQNQNQDQDQDQGSLSPPRVVVQASTGELLRCLSDFLCRRCVKLKELSSNQIVLWFRNVDRALLVQGWQDQVFTSPASLVFVYLLCRAAVDEDTSSEQELHAVFLTCLYLSYSYLGSEISYPLKPFLLEASHNASWESSPDASWESSRDDFWERALQLIDRLSTDMLRINAEPHFFTEVFQDLKKEGREREKQEKEREREKEKEKEKEKEREKEREKVKEKQEKENNGGNSIDDLDR